From Paenibacillus sp. FSL H8-0537:
AGGTCATGCCGAGACCCGTCCAGCGATGCCATAGCTCCCCAAGATCAATGATGTGCAGCCCTTCACTTCTCCAAGAAGCATGTATAGCCGGGTCGCCAATGATGAGCGCCCCATCCGCATCCTCAAGCATCTGGTCAAGCGACGGCTCAGCAGGAATATATTCCGCATCAAGATCGTAATAAAGCTTCATAAGGATTTTGAGCAAATTAACGGAAGTGGCTGAAGCGGTTGTGACCGCAATTCGCTGTGGACGCACTCGCTCAATCGGCTGCTTAAGGAACAGCAGAACCGAATTAACCCGGCCCTCCGATCCTACGCATAGCTCAGGGAGCAGCAAGTAGTCTCTGCTGTTTAAGCCGTAAGCATAGGATGAGACGGCCGAAGCCTGAAGCTCTCCTTCTCGCAGCTTGCGGTTAAGCTCTGCCGGAATGCGAGAGCACAGCCCCAGCTCAGAAGCATCAAGACGCTGATCAAGACCAACAAAGAGCGGCCATGCATTCGCGTAATCAATTTCTCCAATCATCAGGGGCAAGCTGTCATTAGTCAGCATCAGGCCCATCCCCCCATCTTGTAAACAAAGCATGTTCAATTCCCATGCTGTCTAATAACTTGCCAACCAGAAAATCAATCATGTCATCCATCGATTGCGGCTTATAATAAAAGGCAGGCATAGCTGGAACAATCGTTACGCCTAGTTTTGCAAGCTTAAGCATGTTTTCCAGATGAATCGCATGCAGCGGTGTCTCGCGTGGCAGCAGCAGCAGCTTGCGTCCTTCCTTGAGCATCACGTCTGCTGCCCTTGACAGCAAATCATCGGAAATGCCGTGAGCGATGGAAGCGAGCGTACCCATGGAGCAAGGCGCAACGACCATTCCCTGTACCCGGAAGGAGCCACTGGCAATGCTAGCCCCAATATCTGCATTCGGATGCAAAACAAGCCGCTTCGCCTGCACTGCCTCTGCAAAATGCAGCTCGACAGCAGCTTGTCTGCGGCTCGACACCCAGCCCAGCTCTTCCTTAAGCACTCTCCAGCCAGCCTCGGTTACAACGAGATGGACGTCAAAGCCCGCTTTGAGCAGCTCCTCTGCCAGCCGAATGCCGTAGATAGAGCCGCTCGCCCCGGTTATTCCGACTACCCATCTGCCTGCTGCGCCAGCAGCTCCGCCCCCTACCATTTGTGCAATACCATCAAATCAATAATCGCAAACAAAAACAAAACGACACTTAAAGTGCCATTCATTCCGAAAAACGAAAGCTGAACGCGGGAAAGATCGTTTGGACGCACCAGCCAATGCTGATAGAACAGCATAACAATCGCAAGCACCGTTCCAAGCAAATAAACCCAGCTCAAGTTTGTCATTATAAACAAAGTAACAAAACCTACTGCCGTCACCATATGGAAACTGCGGGCAATCCACAGCGCCTTCGCTACGCCAAACCGGGCAGGAATGGAATTCAAGCCTTCCTTCCGGTCAAACTCATAATCCTGCGTTGCATAGACGATATCGAAACCGGCAATCCAGAGCGCAATCGTTACGTAGAACACCCATGCTGCCGTGTTAAAGCCACCCGTAACGGCTACCCAGCCGCCAAGCGGCGACAAACCGATCGTTAGCCCCAGAAAAACATGGCACAACCAAGTAAAACGCTTCGTATAAGAGTAGAGCACCAGCAATACGACAGCAATTGGAAGCAGCTTCATCGCAAGCGGAGCCAGATTAGCCGCAGCAACGAAGAGCAGCACGAAGGAAACAATCGTAAACAAAAGCACCTCCGCTGACTTCAGCAAGCCTGCCGGAATAGCCCGGTTGCTTGTGCGGGGGTTGCGCAGATCAATCGCCGCATCAATGAGCCGATTAAGGCACATCGCGGCGCTTCGGGCGCCTACCATTGCAAGTGTAACCCAGCCGATTTCCGCCCAAGAAGGAAGACGCTGCTCCATGACAACAGCGCCCAGAATCGCTCCCATAAAAGCAAAAGGAAGCGCAAATATCGTATGCTCAAATTTAATCATTTCAAGAATAATGCGTATTTTGCGAATCATGTTGGCTTCTTCTCCTTTATGCCTATATGCAGCGCAGCAATGCCTCCAGTCAGCGGGTAGCCTTTCACCTGCTCAAGCCCTGCTTCTTCAAACAGTGCGGACAGCTGCTTTAGGTCAGGAAAAAGCTTTAATGAATCCGGCAGCCATTTATATTCCTGGAATCGCTTGGCTACCAGCTTGCCGATCATTGGCAAAATCCGTTCAAAATATAAATAATATAAGGCCTTGAATGGCTGCCAGCCCGGTTTTGAAAGCTCCAGACATACGACCTGTCCGCCCGGCTTCACGACGCGGTGCATTTCCTTAAGCACCTGCAAATAATCGGGTACGTTGCGCAGGCCGAAACCAATCGTTACATAATCAAAAGAATTATCCTCATAAGGCAATTGCATCGCATTGCCCTGCACAAGCGTAATTTGCTTGTCGAGTGAAAGCTGCTTCACTTTCTCATGGCCGACATTCAGCATATTTTGGCTGAAATCAAGTCCGCTTATGGCCCCGCTCTCGCTGGCCTGGGCTAGCGATATCGTCCAGTCGCAGGTGCCACAGCACAAGTCAAGCGCAGTCTGGCCCCGCTGTACATTCATTTTACGCATAGTAAACTTCCGCCACGCCTTATGACGCCGAAAGCTTAGCAGGTCATTCATTAAATCATATTTGGGAGCGATGTTTTCAAATACTGCATGCACATGCCCCTTGGAGTTTGCATCCATTCGTCTAAGGTCACCTCGTCTCGTTGAGAGCGGGAGCAAAACCCGCAATCTTGTAAAGCACCGCGTCCAAAATGTGCTGCAGCTCCTGAATCAGCTTGTCTGATTCCAGCTTGCCCGCAATCATCCGGACATCTTCCACAGCCTGCTGCAGCAGCACAGCAAGCTTGGCATGAATATCATATTGGTTAAACAAGCCGCTAATGAAACCAGCGTCCATCTGCGGACCTTCAAGCGCAAGTTGCTCTTCATCCGTACCAACCTGCAGAACATGCCAGTAGGCCCAGCTCTGGTGAAAACGCGCCGGCACTTTGCAGCGCGCAAGCTCCTCCAGCACAATCTCGCAGCAGCTTAAAGCGTGGAGCAGCTCCGTCCAATAAAGAGCTGCTGTACCTTCCAGCAAATCTTGAAAGGCAAGAAACAGCCCACTTTTCAGCTGGACCATGCTGCTAAAATAATCGTCAGCCTGAATGGCATCCTGCTGCATGCGTAAATAAAGGGTGATTTTGAGCCCGTTGACTTCGCATACCGCCTGGCTGATCTTGGCTATCATTGCAATCTCTCCGGCTTGTGCCAGCAGTTGGTAGAAACGGCCGCTGAAATAATCGCCGGCAAGCACCTTGAGCTGCCTTGAACGCATCTCGCGCTCCGAGCGGCTTCCATCCTCTACATCAATCTCATCATGCGTATCCAGCCCTAGCTGCACTAAAGACAGCACCAGCGCGAATAGCTCGGCCTTCTCCGCATAGGAGCGGGTTTCGCTAAGGAAAGCTTGAAGCAGGTGCAGACGCGAATCGGGAAAAGCAGGAAGCTGCGTATGGTTTTGAATCATGTCATAATCGACGTACTTCTTCGCTAATTGTGGTACACGATACGGTTTCATGGGGTAAGCCTCCGAACAGAGAAGCAGATATTGCCGCTCAATAATCTAAACTATTATAGCACAACTTTATGTAAGGCGCATATGAAGCTGCCCACAGGATTGGCATTTTTTCAAGGAGAAAGTCGGAGCAGGCCATTAGCCTTTACTCCGCAGCAGGTCTGGTAGAATAAGTAGGCACCGGCCCATACCATTTCGTCCACTCCGATGTGAAGCTCATCCGCAGCCTCTCCCGCCATATTTCATCATGCAGCGGATCAGCGCTGCCAAGCTCCCCAAGGCTTGCGAGCCAGTTGTCTGTGCGCCGAATATCCGCCGCAAGCAGCAGCCGTGATTTCACCGTGCTGTCTGCTAGATCCGTACGCTCTCCTCCAGCCAAACCTGCATTGCTTGGTAAAGCTGCCTCATGTGCTGGCACAGCGTAGCGGATCAGCACTCGGTTCACATTTTCCATTCTGGCAAATGACAACCGCAGCAATTGCTCTACATCGCGAGTCCATTCTGCCGGCAGCTCTCTTCCCGCCTTCACTTTAAACTCCACTGTCAGCAGGGAATTTTCCCACTCCACCCGCATAATAGGCGTAGCCAGCTGCAGGCCAATCATCATATCAACAAGATTGCTGTTCGTCAGCCTTGTTGCAGCAGATGGGCGAAATACAGCCACTTCCGCGCCCGATTCGGACTTTCGCATATCTGGCAGCAGGGAAAGCCCCGCCATTACCGCAAGCACTAAAACCAGCGACAGCAAATAAGGCCTTGCCATGCGCAATATAACCGCCCCTTTCAAGCGTAAACGGCTTTGTCATAATAATGGCAAATGCTCGTTTCGCGTAGAAATATAAGCCTTATGATGGGCAACACACCCCAATCATTCTTATATTTCAAGCGTAAACGGCTTTGCCAGCTTTGTGACAAAAGCTCGTTTCGCCCTTTTATACCAAGTGTGTACGCGCGAATATGTCCTCATACCCATTGTACAAACATTTGGTCCAGCCTATGCCTGGAGCGGCTGTTTTCGCATAAAAAAACTCCCGCCCTGCATCAAGGCAGAAGGGAGCGGCAGGTCGCTATTGGTCGGTCTCTATTTGGCCATGCTTCGTCATGATGACCGCTTTTCCCCGCACCTTGATGGCTGAAGTATGGTTCGTGAACTGCACGATCAGCACTTCGTTGCGATCCAGCTTTTCGGTGTGATGAAACTTCGTATCTTGTCCGCGGGTCAGCCCAATAACCTGTACCCCTTGATCCTTCGCCTTAATGACGATAAAATCGCTGTTTGTCGGCTCCATTTTCCATCCCCCTTGTCGTTCCTCTCTGATAGACAGGTCGTTTATAAGTGTCACACTTATAAACGCTTATCTATTAAAAAGCGCCCGAACGCTAACGTCCGGACGCCGATTTAACGAATGCTGCTGCTAGTTGGATACGAGATCCTTAAGCGATTTGCCTGGCTTGAAAGCCGGGATTTTGCTAGCCGGAATATCAATTTCCAAACCGGTTTGCGGATTGCGTCCTTTACGAGCTTGACGCTCGCGAACCTCGAAGTTGCCAAAGCCAACCAATTGGACTTTGTCGCCGCCTTGAAGCGCATCAGAGATGGCATCAAATACTGCATCAACTGCTTTAGTCGCATCTTTCTTGGACAGATCGGATAATTCAGCAACCTTGTTGATCAAATCCGTTTTATTCATTCGTTTCACCTCCCTATTAGGCAAATGAAGAGTCATCTTATCCCTCTTATTAACGGAATCACCTAAAAATATACATGCCATAGTTTTCTATGCATTTACCAAACCTATAGTAATACAGCCGTTTGGCAATTTCAAGTATTTCAGCGCGTTTCCGCATTTTTTCACGATTCTCATTAAAATAGGCTACCCATTTCGGCGTTTGTTCAGATGAATGAACGTAACGGCGAGCGCCAAAACGAGCACAACACCTTTGATAATATCATTGGAATAATACTGCACCTTCATCATGGTCAAACCGTTGAGCAGCACCCCAATCAGCAGCGCGCCAAAAAAAGTACCGATCACATTCGGCTTGCCCGCGCCAAACACGGAATAACCTACAAATACGGCCGCTACGGCCTCCATCATCATAGGCGCTCCAGCGTCAATTTGCCCCGTTCCAACACGTGCGGCGAACAATACCCCGCCAATCGCAGCGAAGACCCCTGAAGCCACATAGGCGGCTGTACGAATGCGGCGAACGCGGATGCCGGACAAGCGGGCTGCTTCTTCGTTGCCGCCTGTCGTTTGCATTTGACGTCCCCATTTGCTGTATTTGAAAAACAGATGGACGACTATAACAGCAATGACCATCAAAATAACAGGTACCGGAATTTGCCCGATTTTGCCTTGGCCCAGCCACAGGAAGGAGCTGTTGAAAACGCCAGGCGCAGTCGAACCGTCAGGCATTGGCATATTGTTGTAAATCGAGTAACCCTTCGTATATGTTTTGTGAATACCCGCTACAATGTACATCACGGCAAGCGTAGCGAGCAGATCCGGAATTCGGATGCGTACGATGAGCAGCGCGTTAAGCAGCCCTACCAAGGCGCCGATCGCGATTGCCACGATTAGTACAACAATAAGCGGCTGCTGAAACCACACCATCATAGCGGCGGTTACAACCGTTGTCAGTGACACCGTCGAGCCAACCGACAAGTCAAAGCCGTCTACCGTCAGCGAAAAGGTTACGCCAATCGCAACAAAGGTCACGATGGAAATCGAACGCAAAATATCAGAAAGATTGGCATAAGTGAAAAAATGCTCATCCCATAATGAGAAAAATAAAATGACAATGGCAATAACGATGAGCGAGCCATATTTAAATAAAAAGCTTGAAAACTTCTCCATTACACCGTTTCATCCCTTCCACCGCTGGCATATAGCATCAGCTTCTCCTGCGTCGCTTCACCGCGTCCAAACTGCTTGACGAGCTTCCCGTCGCACATAACCATAATTCGGTCGGCAATACCGATCGCCTCGGCAAATTCGCAGGTCAAATACACAATAGCTTTTCCTTGAGTTGCGAGCGTACCGATAATTTTGAAAATATCGCTTTTGGCGCCAATGTCAACGCCCTTGGTTGGCTCATCGAACAAATACACGCTTGCGCCGGTAGGCAGCCATTTGCCAATGGACACCTTCTGCTGGTTCCCGCCGCTCAGATGTGCGACCTTTTGCTCCGGTGAGGAGGTTTTGACCCCAAGCCGCCCAATTACAGCTTCAGCATTATTCGTCTCACGCTTCCCTGACAAAAAGCCGAGCTTGGATAGCAAGCTCAAAATCGGCAAGCTGAGATTATTTTTAACCGATTCCTCTACCAAAATCCCCTGCTTGCGGCGCTCCTCCGGCACAAGCACAAGCCCGCCTTTAAAAGCATCTGCTGGGGAAGCCAAATTGACGGCCTGTCCATTTACGCTTACCGTACCGCCATCCGCTTTGTCTGCACCGAACAGCAGCCGGGAAAGCTCTGTTTTCCCCGCTCCTACAAGGCCGACTATCGCGACAATTTCACCGCTCTTCACATCAAAGCTTACATCCTTAACCTGATGGCCCCTACGAATGCCGGTAACGTTCAGAAGCGGCTTCCCAATTGCAGCAGCAAGCTTCGGATACTCCTCCTCGAACACTCGTCCGAGCATGGCGTGGACGACATCCTGCATCGTTATGGCCGCTGCAGCCTCGGTAACAATCCTCTCTCCATCACGCATAACGGTGACACGATCGCAAATTTGAAATATTTCCGGCAGGCGGTGAGAAATGAATACGATGCCGATACCTTCTGACTTAAGCTGAGCTATAACACCGAATAACCGCTCCGCTTCTTCCAAACTCAAAGGGGCGGTCGGTTCATCAAAAATGACATATTTAGCTTTCTCGGTCAGTAAGCGCGCAATTAATACGAGCTGTTTTTCCGCAAGCGTCAGCTCTCCCGCCTTCCTCCGCACGGGAATACGCGCACCTAAACGAGCCAGAGTTTCCTCTGCCTCCTTCTCCAGCTTGCCCCAGTTCAACCACGCCTTGCTTCCTTTTGCCGAAATGCGATCCAGCATGACATTCTCCACTACGCTTAGCTGTGCAACCAGTGCGGTATCAACCTCCTGATAAACACAATGGATGCCCAATGACTTGGCATCCCCTGGAGAACTGATATGAACTTGCTGGCCATCGATTACAATGGTTCCTTCATCCTGGCTGTAGGCCCCTGATAAAATTTTCATCAGCGTGCTTTTGCCCGCGCCATTGGCGCCAAGCAGCGCATGGACCTCACCGCTTTGTAAGATAAAATCAACATTCCGGAGAGCGGGAATGCCGGAAAAAGCTTTCCGGATTCCCTTCATTTGCAATTGTTTGTCTGCACTCATCGTTTGCATCTCTCCATCCCTGCATGTGCCTATTGCTTAAGGCAAGCCCTTATTTCAATGCTTCCAAATCTTTCATCCAATCCTCATAACCTTGCGAACTGCTTCCCCAGCCTTTTACATGCTCGGAAAGCTCCGTAGTGCTAACTTTCGCTTCTGGCAACGCATCACGGTGAACGTATACCGGCTCCAGAACGACTAAAGGCTCATTCGCATCGCCTTTGAATTCTTTGTACAAAATACGAACTTGCACACGGCCGATATCTTTAGGATCAACAGCTGCTGAAGCGACCCACGGGCTCGTTTTGTCTTGAATCATTTGCAGATCCTCATCGCTCATGTCGATGCCGTATACTTTAATTTCTGTACGGCCAGCTTGCTGGATGGCACGGGAAGCGCCTTTAGCGAACTCATCCCAAGCCGCCCATACCGCTGTAATATCGCCTTTGTTCGGGTATTGGCGCAAAATCGCTTCCATCTGCGATTGTGTATCAAGTGCTGGGTTGTTCGCATTACCGAAAGCGGCAATTTCTTTAATGTCAGGATATTTCTCTTGGAACTGCTTGTAGGCCACTTGACGGCGCTCCATTGGCGCAAAGCCTGCTACCCATACTTTAACGATATTTCCTTTGCTGCCAGCATCTTTAGCGAGCTGCTCAAGCGTAATTTCAGCCATTTTCTGGTCATCCTGCTGCAATACAGGCACGCCATCCACTTTCACGTCTGCATCGAACACGACTACAGAAATGCCTTGCTCTTTCGCTCTTTTAATTCCCGCTTCGAGCGCCGCAGCTTGTCCATGGTCAATCAAAATGCCGTCAAAGCCTTGGTTGATGGCTGCATCAAGGTTTGAGGACATTTTCGCCAAATCATTGTCGGATGCGAAAACCGTTACTTCTCCCCCAAATTTTCCGGCTTGCTCTTTCACCCCTTCTACATATTGGGACGAAAAGGTTCCTGTATTAAATTGCATAACGAGCGCAAGTTTTTTACCTTTTAAAGCGGCCAAATCGCTGCTTCCGCCAGCTGCATTGTCTGCTGTAGCTTCAGCTGATGCTGTCGGCGAGGCCGATGCTTCACCTGCAGGCGCATTGTTTTTTGCCGTTCCGCAAGCCGATATTACCAGTAGTACCGCAGCTAGAAAAATTGTTAATGAAAGCTTACCCCATTGTTTCATGTTCTTTCCCTCTCCCCATCTCATGTCTCAACCATCATCAGTATATTGCTTCCTTGCAATCATATCACTTTATCCCACTATGTCAATCGGAATTTAATATATTGTCAAAAAAACTCGATTGACGCAACAATTGTCATTATAGTAACGCTTTTCAAAAATTGCAACCTCATTTTCAAAGCCCCAGCCGCCTGAGCACAAACCGCCGCAAATGCAGAACAGCCGTTGCTTGAAGACCTGATCGGCCTTTCAAGCAACGGCTGTTTTCAACTAGGTTTAGAAGCGTTACAAAATAATGGCGATCAGGCCACCAGACCCCTCGTTAATAATGCGGCCCAGCGTTTCCTGCAGTTTGTAGCGCGCGTTGTCCGGCATCATCGCAATTTTGCCCTGAATGCCTTCTCTTACAAGGGAATGCAGCGAGCGGCCGAAAATGTCGGACTCCCAAATTTTGATCGGGTCGCTCTCGAAATCCTGCATCAAATATCTTACGAGCTCTTCGGTCTGCTTCTCAGAGCCTATAATTGGCGCAAATTCCGATTCCACATCGACGCGGATCATATGGATAGATGGAGCAGTCGCTTTCAGCCTTACGCCGAATCTTGAGCCTTGGCGAATGAGCTCCGGCTCCTCCAGCGCCATCTCTGCAAGCGTCGGAGCCGCAATGCCGTAGCCAGTCGCCTTGACCATTTCCAGCGCTTCGGCGAAGCGGTCATATTCCCGCTTCGCATGGGAAAATTCCTGCATCAGCTGGAGCAAATGATCTTTGCCGCGAATTTCTACGCCGACCACTTCCATCAAAATCCGGTCATAAAGCTCATCCGGCGCATAAAGGTCGATCTCGGCTACACCCTGCCCCATGTTCATGCCGCTGAGTCCCGCCCTGGCGATAAAGTCGTAATCCATAAACTGCGCTACTACCCGATCCACATCCCGCAAACGGCGAATATCCTTCACCGTATCGCGGACCGAGTTTTCATAGTTGCTGCGCAGCCAGTGATTTTCATTCAGCACCATCACCCAGCTTGGCAGATTCACGTTGACTTCATGAACAGGGAACTCGTAAAGCACTTCCCGCAGTACCGAAATAACTTCCTCTTCCCCCATCGTTGCTACGCTGAGCGTAATGACCGGAATATCATATTTCGTTTGAAGCTCGGAGCGCAGCTGCAGCGCTTCCTCGCTGCGCGGACGCGTCGAGTTAATAATCAGCACAAAGGGCTTGCCTACTTCCTTCAGCTCGCTGATGACCCGCTCCTCGGCCTCTACATAGGAGCTGCGCGGGATTTCTGCGATCGAACCATCAGTCGTCACGACTACGCCTAATGTAGAATGCTCCTGGATGACTTTGCGCGTGCCGATTTCCGCTGCTTCCTGGAAAGGAATCGGATCATCGAACCACGGTGTTGTAATCATCCGCGGCCCATTTTCATCCTCATAACCTTTCGCGCCTTCCACCGCATAGCCGACACAATCGACCAGCCGCATGTTTACTTCCAGCCCTTCGGCTACTTTCAATTTCACCGCTTGGTTTGGCACAAATTTCGGCTCGGTTGTCATGATGGTTTTGCCCGCGGCGCTTTGCGGCAGCTCGTCTACGGCTCGTACACGATCAGCCTCACTCGTAATGTTAGGGAGCACCACCGTTTCCATGAACCGCTTGATGAACGTTGATTTGCCCGTGCGGACAGCCCCTACAACACCGAGGTAAATATCCCCACCGGTACGTTCGGCTATGTCCTTGAAAATGTCTACTTTCTCCACTGAATATCCCCTCCCAATTGATTTCCCGGTTCGCCGCCTTCCACCGGACAAGAGGGCAGGCCAGCGACGCAACTCGTACAGCTTTTAGGACTAGTAATATCCTATTGTTCCAGCTCTCCAATTATGACGATTGTTATCAATTCTTTTAAAGCTTAAGTCACGCTCTTGCCCTTCCAAGATTGAGTTATATGAAAAATACAGCTGCAGTATGCCAATACAGCAAAAAATCCTCCAAACCGATTCTCGAAGAATCAAGCTTGGAGGACGCCACTATCAGAATCTATGAAGATCAAATCATTACAGATTTACGATATCGCCTTCGGCTGTCCGTCCACCCAATAATAGACGGGCGCCTTTACTGGGACAAAAACATCCCGCTCAACCAACAGCTGGCGCAGGTCATAATCGGCCGCAAAGGTCGTTTTGCCATCCTTCTGGATCGCTTGCATCAGATCAGGGCCATAATCCGCATAAACCTGGCCTTTCTCGTCCAGCATTGCCGCCATCGTCAAGCTGGAGTAGCTGCTGACAATCGTAGGCGCTTTTTTGCCAAGCAAATTGTAATCCACGTAGTAAAAGCCCGGATAAGCCTCGTCGCCTTTCGGCAGCTTGCCCGCATTAGCAGTGGAATACGCCTGCACCCAGCTCGAAATATCGTTGATCTGCTGATAAATGCGCAAATCCATCAGCCGAACTTTAGGATCTGTTTCTTCATCCGTAATCAGAAAATAATAATTGCCGCCCTTCTCAAACGCCGCTGACGGAATATCGCCCAAATATCCTTTTCCTTGCAGCGGAACGAAATCAAGGATGAACTTCTCATATAACGGCGTTTCAGACGTGCTATTCTTAATGGGCAATACACCCGTATCTGCCATATACTCATCAATCGCAGCCTGTACATTCCGGACTGCCTCTTTCGGAGCGCCTTGATTTTGCGATAGGCGATCATTCGGATACATGCATCCGGTTAACACCAGCAGAGCGGCGGCTGTTGCCAGCAGCGCTGCCCTCCGCACCCATAGCTCGCGGCTAATTGGATGCGCAAACACAAAATTAAACATTTTAATGCGTCCCCCTATCTTCCAAAGCCTTACCAAAGCTTATCATCTTCCTCAGCCTGCCTCGCCAGCTGCTTAAGCACCGCCGCGCGAAGCGGGTCCATCGGAATTTCAGCCTGTACCTTGCCCTTCACACGCGCCTGGCAGGAAAGCCGCATGCCGTCTTCCAAGCCTGCAAGCTTGCGCCGTTCCACATCGCCGATCGGCATCAGCTCGCTGCCCGGCTTTACTTCCATTTTGCACATAAAACAAGCAGCTTTGCCATCGCAGCGCGTTCTTACCGCAATACCCGCTTGTTTTGCAGCGTCCAGCAGCGTCGTACCGGGGCGTACCTTGATTGTTTTGCCAGCAGGCAGAAACGTCACCTCGGCGCTCATATCAGCTGCCCTACCCGCTGCTCCGCAATCCAGCGGCGCACCTCCGCTTTCAGTGCTGTGCTCAGCTGATTGCGGCTTTCCAGCTGCTCAAGCGCTGCTGAATGGCGGGCTTCGTCCTCGCAATACGCTTCAATGATCAGCTCATAACGATCTCGGCGATCACGCAGCACATTAAACCATAGCTCATGAGCGAGCGGCACAACAGCCACTGTAGCAGCGAGAGCAGAGCCTTTACCAACCGTTATCTGCTCTGCGTATGGCAGCAGCAGCGAACGCACCTGCGTCTCATAACAGCTGTCATGTGCCCGCACAACAAACCCGCCTACAAGCTCAACGGTCACGCCGTCAATGAGATAGTGGCTCAGCCTCGAACGGTATATGCCCGACTCATCCAATACTGGAATATCTGTAGAAAATGGCTGAAGCAAGGCATGAAGACGATCGACGTCAGCCTCATCGGTGTATAAATCCAAATCTCTAGGTTCGCTGGTCAGCGCCGCGCCTCTCAGCATAAGCCCTGCGCTGCCCCCAACAACCCAAGGGGTACCGCTTCCGGCTGTCAGTTGGGCGATGGAGGCCAGCGCTTGCTCGATTCGTCTTCTAATGCTCATCACTTGCACTTCCTTTATCAAAAATAATGGCGGCGCTGCTCTATCAACTTCACCTACTCGTTAAAGCAGCAAATGACGAGGGGCAATTCGGCCAAGGTGAAACTTAAAACTGCTCGTATTTTAAAAATAAGTTTTATTAACCGCTTTAATGTTCACATCGACCGACTTTACAATCGCTTGGCAAGCAAGGCGATAGCCTTCTTCAAACTCTTCCGGGTCCATGCGATCCCATTCCTGATCCGTTATTCCTTCGAGCCCGCTAGCTCCTTCGATCACTTGACAGCGACATCGGGCACAGGTGCCACGCGTGCAGGAGAAAGCAAAATCCACATCATGCTTCATCGCTAAGTCCAGCAGCGACAGTCCGTCCTCCGCTTCTACAATCGCGGTTCTCGTTCTCCCCGTAAGCTCAATCATAAGCGCAACCGTCCCCTTCTCTATCTGGATGTATGTATGCCTTTCGTATAACCGTTAAATAATTGAAATGACTCCGCAAATAAAACCAATGAGCAGCAAAACAAAAGCAATTAGCGATAAAATAAATTTAACGATCCCCTTCGTCTTAATCCGGGCAAATGTAATGATTACCGCCGAAATGGCCATTAAGCCGATGCCGATCAGCGAAACCCACATTTTCATCATAGCATCCATAGTCGACTCTTCTCCCACTCTTCACCAATGTAATAAATGC
This genomic window contains:
- a CDS encoding sugar ABC transporter ATP-binding protein; this encodes MSADKQLQMKGIRKAFSGIPALRNVDFILQSGEVHALLGANGAGKSTLMKILSGAYSQDEGTIVIDGQQVHISSPGDAKSLGIHCVYQEVDTALVAQLSVVENVMLDRISAKGSKAWLNWGKLEKEAEETLARLGARIPVRRKAGELTLAEKQLVLIARLLTEKAKYVIFDEPTAPLSLEEAERLFGVIAQLKSEGIGIVFISHRLPEIFQICDRVTVMRDGERIVTEAAAAITMQDVVHAMLGRVFEEEYPKLAAAIGKPLLNVTGIRRGHQVKDVSFDVKSGEIVAIVGLVGAGKTELSRLLFGADKADGGTVSVNGQAVNLASPADAFKGGLVLVPEERRKQGILVEESVKNNLSLPILSLLSKLGFLSGKRETNNAEAVIGRLGVKTSSPEQKVAHLSGGNQQKVSIGKWLPTGASVYLFDEPTKGVDIGAKSDIFKIIGTLATQGKAIVYLTCEFAEAIGIADRIMVMCDGKLVKQFGRGEATQEKLMLYASGGRDETV
- a CDS encoding sugar ABC transporter substrate-binding protein codes for the protein MKQWGKLSLTIFLAAVLLVISACGTAKNNAPAGEASASPTASAEATADNAAGGSSDLAALKGKKLALVMQFNTGTFSSQYVEGVKEQAGKFGGEVTVFASDNDLAKMSSNLDAAINQGFDGILIDHGQAAALEAGIKRAKEQGISVVVFDADVKVDGVPVLQQDDQKMAEITLEQLAKDAGSKGNIVKVWVAGFAPMERRQVAYKQFQEKYPDIKEIAAFGNANNPALDTQSQMEAILRQYPNKGDITAVWAAWDEFAKGASRAIQQAGRTEIKVYGIDMSDEDLQMIQDKTSPWVASAAVDPKDIGRVQVRILYKEFKGDANEPLVVLEPVYVHRDALPEAKVSTTELSEHVKGWGSSSQGYEDWMKDLEALK
- the spoIVA gene encoding stage IV sporulation protein A, whose amino-acid sequence is MEKVDIFKDIAERTGGDIYLGVVGAVRTGKSTFIKRFMETVVLPNITSEADRVRAVDELPQSAAGKTIMTTEPKFVPNQAVKLKVAEGLEVNMRLVDCVGYAVEGAKGYEDENGPRMITTPWFDDPIPFQEAAEIGTRKVIQEHSTLGVVVTTDGSIAEIPRSSYVEAEERVISELKEVGKPFVLIINSTRPRSEEALQLRSELQTKYDIPVITLSVATMGEEEVISVLREVLYEFPVHEVNVNLPSWVMVLNENHWLRSNYENSVRDTVKDIRRLRDVDRVVAQFMDYDFIARAGLSGMNMGQGVAEIDLYAPDELYDRILMEVVGVEIRGKDHLLQLMQEFSHAKREYDRFAEALEMVKATGYGIAAPTLAEMALEEPELIRQGSRFGVRLKATAPSIHMIRVDVESEFAPIIGSEKQTEELVRYLMQDFESDPIKIWESDIFGRSLHSLVREGIQGKIAMMPDNARYKLQETLGRIINEGSGGLIAIIL
- a CDS encoding 2Fe-2S iron-sulfur cluster-binding protein, encoding MSAEVTFLPAGKTIKVRPGTTLLDAAKQAGIAVRTRCDGKAACFMCKMEVKPGSELMPIGDVERRKLAGLEDGMRLSCQARVKGKVQAEIPMDPLRAAVLKQLARQAEEDDKLW
- a CDS encoding 2Fe-2S iron-sulfur cluster-binding protein — protein: MIELTGRTRTAIVEAEDGLSLLDLAMKHDVDFAFSCTRGTCARCRCQVIEGASGLEGITDQEWDRMDPEEFEEGYRLACQAIVKSVDVNIKAVNKTYF
- a CDS encoding DUF2768 family protein, translating into MDAMMKMWVSLIGIGLMAISAVIITFARIKTKGIVKFILSLIAFVLLLIGFICGVISII